The genomic segment AAGTGCTAATCAGTGAATTTGGGGTCGTGGAAGGGGCTTCGACCACCCTAGCATTGAATATGTGAATATAATCCATCAAGATTTCTTTCTCTTGTTGTCTCATGCAGAATAGACTCAAAGCGGTCAGTGGCTGCTTCTTGTTGCTTGCGAATATGTGCACAGAAAGATTCTACTAGTCGTGGAATGTCCGGTCACCATTGGCTTAAAAATATCCTCAAGTTTTAAGCCCTGAATGAGTGTGCTAATTAGTAAATATGGGGTCGTCAAAGGGACTTCGACCACACTAGCATTGAATCCGTAATATataatccctcaaaatttctcTCTCTTCTTGTAGAGTCAGCGGCTTCTTCTCTACTTGAGAATCTGTGCAGAAAAATTTTGCTGAAGTCTTGGAATGTCTGGATTCTTCCTGATTCGATCAGGTTAACCACTGTTGTGCTGCTCCTGTCAAAGTGTTGAGAAAGATCTGACACTTGATGGGGTCAACGTACTTGTGTAACAGGACATCATTCTCAAATTAGGAAATGTGCTTTTCTAGATCTCTTTTTCCATTGTACTCCCCTATATTAGGAAACCTAAAGTGTTGGGGGAGCTCGGTAGCTAGGACCTGCTGAGAAACGAACAACTCGACTACTCGAGGGGGCGGAGGAGAAGGGCCTCCCCGAGGATCGCGCACACGATGAAACTCTTATCAGAGTCTTCTCATATGTTCTGTGACTTCGTTTCAGTTCAGGGGAGGATTTTGGGCGGTTTGTTTTCTCTTCTTTGTGCCAACACTTTTCCATTGTTGCTGTAATCAGTTGGTATTGAAATATCAAAgggaggtggtggtggaggtggattgttcttttgattttcttggTAATTGTTTCCTTGATTGAGATTTTGGCTAGTGCTTccttgatttttattttattggttaaatttttttttctacatTTGACACCAATTAATGATATCAAAAGTTATACCTTTGGTTTGGTCTGGCGAGGCAATATAATCCTTGCTTATTTGCTATAGAGCGAGCTGAACTGCATATGTGCCGAGCATAATGGTGGTACATATCTGCACTGACGAACGATTTAGGCGTCATAATTTTTCCAGCATAACCCCTCTTCGGAGCGTATTCCGTGGCAATGACGGCGTCTTTTGAGAGGATATGAATAATGTAAAAAAGTCgttaaaaatcaattaaaattttatgtttttatagaattttaccGTCgacatattaaaattttataaaaaaaatgtttttatatgCCTTGTGgcatattaaaattttagaaaaaatttaCTTTACAAAAATATAAAGTAAATATGAGTTGAACTCTAGAAAAAAAGGTCCTTAAATATCCCTCATTTTGTCCGAATAATTGAATAAAAGGTCCGTCAGACGAAAGCCCAAAACCCATAAAGCCCAACCCAACGCTACACCAACTTCCAAACATTTAGGCGAGTTTGATTTCTCTGCATTCAATCGAAGTATCGACGGTGAGATGAGGAATTTTACGCTCCATTACATTCTATATCAATTGATTTTACCGTTGAACCTTTGGATTAATATCTTTCTTTAGGTGGATTGGGACCTCAATTGTGAATTTTAAGCTATCGGCTGTTCGTTTCGGACGGAAGAAGCATACAATGGCAGAACTAAGCTTGGGAGTCCTGATTGATATTGTGGATGAGGAATGGATGAGAGACACTCTGCCTGATGATGGTAATTCTTCTATGGGAACTTGGGTTAggataaattttgaattttgttgtTTAAAATGTCATACCCTTTTGAGTATTAATGTAATGAaggattttttgattttttcgaTTCCTTTGTCTCTTCAGATCTTCCTCTGCCTCCAATACTTGCTTCGAGGACCGATGATACTGAGGATTCGAGTATGttcattttcaaattttgaataaatttcctTGAAATGATGCTAATATTATCAGGGATATCACTATCATTTGAAATATATGTCCTTGAATCGGTTTTTGCCATTGAAGTTGCATTTGTCAACATGTTTCTAATATAGTTTATTCGGGATAGACTCTATGAAAGGATGATGGAAGTCACATGGAATGGTTGGTTGTCGGATCATTTCGAAAAGGGCTTGAAATGTAGGATTGCTAGAAGGAGTTCAAGGCTTCAAGTAGTGAATAGTATTtgtgtatttttcaaataacACCATTTTTTGTCACTGTTCTTATTTCTTGTCAGCTTAAATGCCACGGTTCAGTCTGGTTTTATTATCTGAATAAAGATTCAAAGAGGATGTTGAGAGCACCTTTCGTTAGGGCATTGAGTTAAATCATAAACCAATATCCACTAGTCAAAGTACGTCCAAGGAGGAAATTGAGCCAACTATCTGACTTTAAGTTTTATGGTTGGGGACCTTGGTATACTTATAATATAATCGAACTATTGAAAAAAACAGGTAATTGTTAGTTTATTCAATTTGATTTAGATCGGCTTGAGCCCAAAACTAAAGCATTATTGTCACAcatataatttgaattttttgtgGGCACATCCTTGAGTAGTAGATGCTTTTTTATTCGGAAATTCGTTGGTTAAGTTAGTTATTGTTAAAGTTGTATTGACCTTAGTCATAATTGAGAATTTGACTTACAAATCATTGTCTGTTGTTTGTTTTGAGTTACTTCTGAATAATGCTGTAGTTTTTATTGCAGGTTTATCATCCTAGCTGTATAGCCTCTGCTGTTTTTACCATGGTTTTGTAGTTCTGTGGCATGActcattatatgattaaaatgTGAATGTCTAACACAAATTAGGTGTACTTTTGTTTGTTACAATCCAAATCCTTGCATTGGATTTCCTTTTCTTGAATGTTAACGcggaaatatatcatttttctttttttcttcttacAAATGATGAAGATTTAATCTGGGAAAAATTCCGAATTCCAGGGGGACTTGGGAATAAAATGCCAATCTTTGAACTCTTCATACCTGCATGCAAATTTATGTTTTCTTTAAGTGAATAATGTAATGTTTTTCTCACGCCATCACTTTATTCTTACctaatattttgtttgtacttgatCTTCGTTTACGTGATATCCAAGATTGATTTACTTTTGTGTATGTTGTATTTGATTGTTTCTAAGATCAGGAGACTCAACAAGTTGAGACAGATACTTGGCATGATCTTGCTTTCGGCAACCAATGAAGTTCCAACCAAGGAGGGTACTACTTGCTTACGTTATGGTGACTGTAGTAATGTTGTTGTCTTTATACTTAGATATTTGAACCATGTTGGAAAAATTGTACCTTTCGATGGCGATAATGTGATTGTTTTGTTTAATAGATTCAATTTTGATCTTTATGCCTTGTTTGTGCTCAATTTGGCTTGTTTGACAAGCTCAATTGGGTTGAGCTAAGTGTAAATAATTGTTCGAACCATGTTCAACAGTTCAAGCCTAAAATATGGTGATTCGAACTTGAATCTAACTCAAACGAACTGAAGTTTCGATtggatttttttatcatttcagttcttttttagtgaataacattaattaaaataaggtAAAAAGAGTTATGTACAAGTACATTGGGCATCCCTAAGAGATAACAAGTATCGAACCAATAGAACCAATGATTCCAGCACCAATTACACAGGGCATACCCCGGTTCTAGAAACAAGCAAAGACGATCATATCCACAcacaaacataaataataataataataattctatAAGAGCTTATATCCAGATGATTTGACGAACATCGAATAGTAAGAATcttgattttcataatgataTCCTCAGAGCACGACAtttcttcttcaaaaagatcTTGATTGCATGCATTTCAAATGTTGTAGACACATACTGCCACTGCAACTGAACTTAGACAATGCAGAATTACTTCTGTAGACACCTCAGAAAGCTTTCAGAACGCATGTTGCAGATCCCATGATTTTACGCATGCCTATCTTTGAACTCTTAATTAagccgtcgctattagcgacagtttaaatCAAACCgttgctattagcgacggtttatttaGCAAAACTGTCGCCGATCTACTTTGGCGACGATTTctcataaaccgtcgctatgtaAAATATTGCGACGATTTTAATACAACGGTtgtaaaaaaccgtcgctaattagcgactgttttGTTACAATTTTGTTAAAACcgtttcaattttttaaatagcgacggtttatcattttatgttttttgtAGTGAATAAATCACTATCAACAATAAAAATCATTCAAAAGTCATCAACATTCCATCAATAATTTCAATAcacaactatatatatataaattaataaaataatataataaaatttattttttaaaaaaaccttaTGATTGATCCGTCTTGTCCTAACTTGCAGCCCAAATGGGCTGGCCCGTCTAGGACCGCCAATAAACGGGCCACTAAATTAGTAACTCAACTCTATGACGGGACAAGTTGACACGAAGAGTGTGGTGCGGGCTCTAATttaaggcatagtttggtacacgtgatatgataaacatgtgatatataatataaggattaACTAAGGATAAATAAGATctaggatattatatttaatgtttggtatgattttaataagagtgattaaccttatcataataaattttataatttcaaagttgttgtttgagttcatatttcttataTGTTCATGCGTCGacagtgcttgcatgatttatttatttttacctaattttatatattatataatatgataattgagcccttgattttgcgagtcaagtcaaatatcaatttttaaggttaatcgattaatactaataattttattgagatttatacgaatcatttatataattatctcaagttcatttatataattatcatattatataatatataaaaataataaaaatatttatttgattttaatgtcTACCTACAAgtgaaatgagaaaacaatagggtttaagatttttataaattgagggcaattaagtcatttgcagtgtttttatcattagattcaaattatcacacctaatagaaTGGATACTTTATCCTTATATAAAGTTATTTATCAAGGGCCCATGATATTATCATGAGCTTTCTAAAAAGGTACCAAACGTGTGATAaggaggattatttatcaacCTCTCCCTTATcctgtgtaccaaactatgcctaaaCTGATAGATCAATGACAGTATATGTCAAATACAACGAATTCACATCAATCTTAATTAATGCAACTATAATTCCCCATTTTAAGTTTCTTTTGATCGAGGACGAATATTTAATAATGTATGAACTTATTTGCAggaggcaaaaacttgtgtgagacagtctcacagatcgtattttgtgagacatatcttttatttgggtcatcaatgaaaaaatattactttttattttaagaatattactttttattgtgaatatcggtatggttgacccgtctcacatataaaagatttgtgagaccgtctcacaagaaacctactctgtGCAGGAACATGAAGAGTCcactatatttttcaaattaacaCAACAGACAAAAAAAGGGATAACATTTTTTATCCGGTATTTttcacattttatattttttattatgttgtCAGTAGTCGATTCACAGTTTTAATATGctaactttttttttattttaggttCTCTTTCACTATAATGCTTACGTGATGCTAGACATTATTGAGGTGCCTTAGATATTGCTAACGTGTCTGAGGtgaaaaatgctcaaaattgaaAAAAGTTGCAAGTCGGTGaactaaaattttgaatttaccaataatataataaaaagtgAAAATCTATAGGTCACAAGATCAAAAGTCttgtttttggaaaaaaaaaaaaaaccacatatatatatatatatatgagtatGCCGATATTGATAAAGAATTATCCAcattttaacaaaatataatattacaaGACACATTTACTAAGGATATGATTTAAGATGTTATTGTTCTATGAATATAAGAGGGCTTGTCAACATGCATGTTTCCATGCATTTGGTGCCACGACATTAACTAACATGGTGTTCTCCATATGTGTTGCACCTCCACCCACCATGTAATGACCCTTTTATTCATATGCAATAACAAGAAAATCTCTGAAATTTCCTCTTTTCTCTGAAATCTGAACAAAACAAATCATGATATCACCACATTGTTTAATGTAATAACTGATTTTGGGATTTACTACGTCGGCCATGAACGAGAGTCTACACCAGTCGGGCTCGGAGCCCCCATACGTCTGCCATATCTTTAATCAGATCAACACGAGAGGTTTACTGTTTGGACAAGATCCGTTGAGTTGTTCGGTTCCAGCTTTGTTGCTGCAATTGTCTCTTTTTTCAGTTATATCTCGTACAGTACACTTCCTTCTCAAGCCACTTGGCCAACCCTTGATTGTCGCACAAATTCTTGTAAGTTCCATCTCGCATTTGAAATGTTTCGATTCTGccatttattataaattttgggAATGCccttttacgtacgatttttcCAGTCCATCGCCAGCAATTTATTCTGTTTAATTCATCAGTTGCATGAAATTGTTTATGTTACTTTGGTTTTGAACATTCTGAACTACGAAAAATTGTGGAATTGTTGACAAAACAGTTATGGATGGATTGCTAATTTTGGATGATTTTCATTGACCACATGTCTAGAGTTTAAATTTGTGAAATAACTTTCTTTTTTTGATGGCAACTGATATAAATCTGTTTATTATCAATCATATGCTTGTGAATGCATTTTCAGTACTTTTTACGAAATTTTCAACTTCATACTGTATAACTAATAACACTAAATATTGATGATAATATGCGGACTGCTAATTCTCTGTTCCAATGTGCAGAGTGGTGCAATATTGGGGCCATCAGGTTTTGGCCGCAATCTGACTTTTTTGGCTGAAGTGTTCCCAAGAAAAGCTAGGCTGGTGCTAGACACCATGTCGATTTTTGGTTTCACGATCTTTATTTTTCTCATTGGTGTGAAAATGGACTTATCCATGGTTGTGAGATCTGGTAAAGTGGCATTAGCTGTGGGAATTTTAGGGTTTTTCGTTCCTTTCGTACTTGCTGGCTTAGTCTCCTTTGTCCTTGATAAGTTTTTGTTGTTGGATCATGACGTATACAAAGCACTTCCGCATGTAGTATCTATGGTATCCATGACTGCCTTTCCTGTTATAACCTGCTTTCTTGATGAACTCAAGATTCTCAACACAGAGATTGGACGGTTAGCTTCTTCGTCATCAGTTATCTGTGATATCTGCCTATGGTCTGTGATGTGTATAAAGTTTGCAGCACGATTAGCCAAGACAAATTCACTAACAGTAATCATAGGTTCGTTTTTATCAGCTGGGTTATTTATCATTTTTGTAATATATATGATTCGTCCAGCTGCTTTTTGGGTAATCAGAAATACTCCAGAACCGAGACCCGTGaaggaaatatatatttttctagCTCTTGTCATATTGATGAGCTGTGCATTTGTCGGTGAAGTTATTGGCATTCATGCCACAACTGCATCCTTAGTTCTAGGCTTGGTTATTCCTGATGGGCCACCATTAGGAGCTGCATTGGTGGAGACCCTTGATTGCTTCGTTTCTGTGATGCTCTTGCCACTCTTTTTCACTGTTTCTGGATTGCAAATGGATGTTTTCTCCGTAAATTTTACAAATGTTGGGGTAATACAGTTGGTTGTTTTTGTTGCATTTGTCGGGAAGATTCTGGGATCTATGTTGCCTCTTGTATTTTCTAGGATGCCATTTCGTGATGCACTTTCTCTTGGACTGATCATGAACACAAAAGGCATTGTTGAACTTGCCTTCTTGAATGACATCAAGAACCAAGAAGTAAGTCTAGCTCCATGTGTTCTTTGTATTTCAATTTGTTTTACAATCACGATTGTGTAAACAAGTATTTCACACAAATGTCAATtgtacggtttaaaagattatgttcaaatgaaaataattttctcTCTTCTATATTTTGTTTCAGATTCTTTCTGAGGAAATTTATACCATTATGATCATTTCAGTGGTCGCTGTAACCGGAGTAATCTCATTTGTTGTGAAAGTTCTTTATGATCCTTCAAGTAGGTTTGTTGCTTACAAGAGAAGAACTATTCTACATTGCAGAGACAATGATGAATTGAGGATACTTGCATGTGTACATAGCCAAGAGCATGTTCACTCCATTATCAGCCTCCTTCAATTAGCTAATCCCACAAAAGCGTCTCCGATTAATTTGGTCGTCCTACATCTTGTAAAGCTAACAGGTCGTGCATCTTCTCTACTTGTAGCTCACAAACAACACGACAAGCCTTGTCGTAATCCTACTCAGTCCGAACATATTTTTAATGCATTCAGAAATCTTGAACAACAAAACCCTGAATTTTTCTTATTGGAATGTTATAAAGGCATCTCCCCTTACAAGACAATGTATAACGATGTTTGTTCCCTAGCTCTGGAAAAGAGAACCATTCTCGTTATTCTTCCATTTCACAAGCAATCGATCTCACAGGGAAGGGTGGAATCATCCTTTGCGTATAGACATCTTAATAAAGTTGTGCTCGAGAAGGCTCCTTGTTCAGTTGGAATTCTCATTGATCATCAAGATCTGAAATCCCGATATGTTAATTCACAAAAACCAGAATATCGAGTGGCAGTACTTTTCTTTGGTGGTGCGGATGATCGAGAAGCATTAGCCTATGCACTAAAGATGTCAGACAATACCATCATAAGGTTAACTCTTATACGATTTTTGGCTTCGGGCATGACTGAAATTGTTGCAGGCACTGAAAGAAGCAAAATGTTGGATGCTGATACTCTAAACAATTTCAAGCAAAGAACTCAACAAACCGAGAGAATAGCATACAAGGAGAAGATGGTAACAAGTGGAACAGGGGTAATAACATTAGCTAGATGGGTGGCAAATGCTTGCGATCTTGTTTTGGTTGGAAGACGCCATGGGGAATCACCTATTATACTTCAGCTAGCAGAATGGAATAAGCATGGGGAATTGGGAGCAATTGGAGAAATTCTTGCTGCCTCGGAATTTAAAAGCGATACTTCAATTTTGGTGGTACAGCAGCAGACAAGATTATGGGGACTCAAAGACCCCGAGGACTCTACACATTTAAGAAGAATCAAGTTATAGAGTATAGCATGTGATTAGATTGCATACAAGAATAACAGATGACGGGCATTATGAACTTCAATTGCTAACAAAAAAAACAAGTTAGACAAAATTTTCCTTTCCTTTCTACATATTCTGTACGAGCAACAGGGAAAACAGAGGAAAATATATATTGTTGAGTTCTATCTGTTATTCATATTCTGCTTATGTTACTTTAAATTTACTACGGTGATAGTAAACGTAGGCATGATGATCCCATTTGAAAGTAGTTAATTGATGTATGTAACAGCTTATAAATGGGCCCTATTTTAAGTAATTATGGGTGTACTGAAAAGTTATGTTGgttttgttattcaaaatgatCTGGTTATTTTCTTTAAACTTGTGAAATGGTAAGAAATTACGAATGCGGCTCCACGCATAATCTCTTGTAGGACTCCGTAAGGATGACTAAGGATTTTTTATGAAACTGGTAGATTTGTTTTCAAAGGATAAAGTGGATAGACCATTAAGTTTTGATGTAAGTTAAGAAACTCAAAATCAAGGGATCTTTCTTGCAACTCATCGGTTCcaaacttcaaagatcaatCTAGACAGAACTGATAAACCAATGTCAATATAGTCGTTGAACACGAAAGACAAAAGCATTCGACATAGCTACAATAAAAGACAAAGGACAGTCTTTACAGACAACAGTACAAAGTCGATCAAATTTGACCATTAGAAGATACTGATATAAAAAGAGAGATTTCTCAAAAAGAGGGGGTGATCCAGAATACACAAAAGGATCCATCAACATTTTCAGAACGTATCACCATGAATGTTCATCTTCTGAAGAAGAGATACATCCATTTTCATGCTCACACTTCATCTTCATATCTGCTAAACCAAGAAACACTTCGAGCATTAGAGCATAAAACCTCTACATGAGATCGTCAGGATCGACATGCTCTCCCTGCAGCAATTATTTGCTGCACCCCGACTTGACCTTCAAATCCGTTCGACCCAATAGATGAAAAAGAGTTGTTTGTAGAAGTGATGGTTGATATCCAAGCTTGTCATTTGATAGATCGGTTGTAAGTCGGTTATGGCTTATAGTCTTAGACTGATTGAGAGTGCCAGAAGTTCTAATCGAGCCTGTGATTTCAGTTGGATCGGATATTTATAACATgatgtataaatcaaagtatttGCAACTTGTAGAAGAATCCTCAACCTGAAACTCCTGCAAAATTGAAGCCTTCAACTGTAGGATAAACCTTATCCCAATCCGTTGTAGCAACTGAATAGATTTGAATCATTTGGCTAATTCTTCCTTATATATAGGACTGGACAGATATACATTAGTTGTTATATATAAATGTCTATATAAATTGATGAATACAGAAAAATACATTCAGTTCATATAATTctcatatggtatcagagcgttcCTTCTCCAACGAGTTTAATCATTCGTTTTTTTCTCAAAACAGCCTCTGCCCGTCAAAATCTCATCGCCATCAATGCAGCAGTTCAACTCCCTCTAAAACTCACAAATCTAACTATTTCTCATGGAATGGTCAGTTTAATGTTTTATTCTTGGGTTGTATCTTCTTTTATATCTTGACGGGACTAGAGATGCAATAAGTCTGGTCGAAACCCGACCCCGTATTGCCccgaataaatatatattattagttatataattataatatttcttATATGTAATATAAATATCTTATTcacaatttttatttataacattttaatattgaaataaatatatttaatatgaaaacatataattaataaatatattataattacaattttttattaattattaattgaataaaaattgataatatttttaattaaataaaaattgataGATTTTAACTTGTGATACtattttttatttactttttaattttttaaattttttatttgaaaaaaattaattaaaaaataaatttggcGGTTCCGCGGGTCTAACCTAGATTGGACTCGTCGGATTCACGAGTCGACGCAGGTAGGTACAGTAGTTGGCGGGTCGGTAGAGAATTTGGTAAAACTCACTCCGAACCCGACTCATTGTCATCCCTAGACAGAACACTACCATGTCCTCCTTCCACAGTAACTACATTCAGAAAAACCAAACCAAATCCGGACTATCTCCCATGGCATCGCCAAGACCAA from the Primulina tabacum isolate GXHZ01 chromosome 16, ASM2559414v2, whole genome shotgun sequence genome contains:
- the LOC142529822 gene encoding anaphase-promoting complex subunit 13 isoform X2; translation: MAELSLGVLIDIVDEEWMRDTLPDDDLPLPPILASRTDDTEDSNQETQQVETDTWHDLAFGNQ
- the LOC142529414 gene encoding cation/H(+) antiporter 15-like, whose translation is MNESLHQSGSEPPYVCHIFNQINTRGLLFGQDPLSCSVPALLLQLSLFSVISRTVHFLLKPLGQPLIVAQILSGAILGPSGFGRNLTFLAEVFPRKARLVLDTMSIFGFTIFIFLIGVKMDLSMVVRSGKVALAVGILGFFVPFVLAGLVSFVLDKFLLLDHDVYKALPHVVSMVSMTAFPVITCFLDELKILNTEIGRLASSSSVICDICLWSVMCIKFAARLAKTNSLTVIIGSFLSAGLFIIFVIYMIRPAAFWVIRNTPEPRPVKEIYIFLALVILMSCAFVGEVIGIHATTASLVLGLVIPDGPPLGAALVETLDCFVSVMLLPLFFTVSGLQMDVFSVNFTNVGVIQLVVFVAFVGKILGSMLPLVFSRMPFRDALSLGLIMNTKGIVELAFLNDIKNQEILSEEIYTIMIISVVAVTGVISFVVKVLYDPSSRFVAYKRRTILHCRDNDELRILACVHSQEHVHSIISLLQLANPTKASPINLVVLHLVKLTGRASSLLVAHKQHDKPCRNPTQSEHIFNAFRNLEQQNPEFFLLECYKGISPYKTMYNDVCSLALEKRTILVILPFHKQSISQGRVESSFAYRHLNKVVLEKAPCSVGILIDHQDLKSRYVNSQKPEYRVAVLFFGGADDREALAYALKMSDNTIIRLTLIRFLASGMTEIVAGTERSKMLDADTLNNFKQRTQQTERIAYKEKMVTSGTGVITLARWVANACDLVLVGRRHGESPIILQLAEWNKHGELGAIGEILAASEFKSDTSILVVQQQTRLWGLKDPEDSTHLRRIKL
- the LOC142529822 gene encoding anaphase-promoting complex subunit 13 isoform X1 translates to MCIASAPSTIRLWIGTSIVNFKLSAVRFGRKKHTMAELSLGVLIDIVDEEWMRDTLPDDDLPLPPILASRTDDTEDSNQETQQVETDTWHDLAFGNQ